One window from the genome of Glycine soja cultivar W05 chromosome 12, ASM419377v2, whole genome shotgun sequence encodes:
- the LOC114379478 gene encoding NAD(P)H dehydrogenase (quinone) FQR1-like, producing the protein MAVQVYIVYYSMYRHVDRLAEEIKKGVDSVEGVEAKLWQVPETLPEEVLGKMRAPPKSDVPIITPNELSEADGFVFGFPTRFGMMAAQFKAFLDATGGLWKTQQLAGKPAGIFYSTSSQGGGQETTALTAITQLVHHGMLFVPIGYTFGAGMFDMEELKGGSPYGSGTYAGDGSRQPTKLELEQAFHQGKYIASITKKLKEAA; encoded by the exons ATGGCTGTCCAAGTTTATATTGT gTATTACTCAATGTACAGGCATGTGGATAGACTAGCGgaagaaataaagaaaggaGTTGATTCTGTAGAAGGTGTTGAGGCCAAACTATGGCAG GTACCAGAGACATTGCCAGAAGAGGTGCTTGGCAAAATGAGAGCACCACCCAAGAGTGATGTGCCAATTATTACCCCCAATGAACTCTCTGAGGCTGATGGCTTTGTCTTTGGCTTCCCCACAAGATTTGGAATGATGGCAGCGCAGTTCAAAGCATTTCTGGATGCAACTGGAGGCTTATGGAAAACACAACAGCTTGCAGGCAAGCCTGCTGGAATCTTCTACAGCACTAGTTCCCAAGGTGGTGGACAAGAAACAACAGC GCTTACTGCTATAACTCAGCTGGTTCATCATGGAATGCTATTTGTTCCGATTGGATACACATTTGGTGCTGGAATGTTCGATATGGAGGAACTCAAAGGTGGAAGTCCATATGGTTCAGGAACTTATGCAGGTGATGGTTCAAGACAACCAACTAAGCTTGAGTTGGAGCAAGCATTCCACCAAGGCAAGTATATCGCCAGCATCACAAAGAAGCTCAAGGAAGCTGCATAA